AACCTGGCCGCCGCCTACGCCGGTCTTTCGGCGCCGCTGCGGGACTTCGTCGACGGGCTGCGTGCCGAGCACCGCCTCGGGGTCGGTTACCAGGCACGGCCCGGCGAGGACGCGTACGCACGCCATCTGCTGGACCGGCAGATCGCCACCGAGCATCCGCTGGTGCGGGTGCATCCCGAGACGGGCGAGCGGCTGCTCTTCGTCAACGGCTACTACGTCGAGCAGATCCTCGGCCTCTCCCGGGCGGAGGGCACGCCCCTGCTGGAGATGCTCCTGGGACAGGCCACGCGGCCCGAGTACACCGTGCGGTTCCGCTGGGAGCCGGGAAGCGTGGCCTTCTGGGACAACCGGGCCACCATCCACCTGGCTCCGGGTGACACCACGCAGGTCGACCATCCCCGGGTGATGCATCGGGTGATGCTCGCGGGCGACGTTCCCCTCGGGGTCGACGGCAAGCCCTCGGAGCCGGTCGTGGGGAGCGAACCGGGCATCTGGTGAGGACCCCTCGGGGCGGTCGCCCGGGTGTCGTGCTTGCGACATGTCCCACCTGTGCCACCGGAATCGAGTGACATGACATTCCGCGCCACCGGATTCTGTCCAGCGCATGAACTTCTCTGTGCGTACGACGGAAGGCACGGCACTGATGAGACGGATTCGCCTGGTGGCGGCGATATCGACAGGACTCGCCCTGGCGGCCGGCGCGGTGGCGCCGGTGGCCGCTCGCGGCGGCACGGGGCCCACGGCGACGGCGGCGGCCGGCATTCCCGCGCCGAAGAGCCCCGGCACCGTGCGCCTGATCACCGGTGACCGGGTGACCGTGGGCGCCGACTCGGAGGGGCGGCGCACCGCGTCGGTCACGCCCGGGCCCGGGCGGCGGCACATCGTCTTCCGGACCTACGAGCAGGACGGGCGGCTGACGGTCCTGCCGTCCGACGCCGGGGACCTGGTCTCGGCGGGACGCCTGGACCGCGGGCTGTTCGACGTGGGCGCGCTCCTCGCCCAGCGCTACGACGAGGCGCACAGCGACGCGCTCCCGCTGATCGTGGCGGGCGGCGACGGCGCGGCGGAGTCCGCCGTCCGGCGGCTCACCTCGCTCGCCGAGGACGGGTCGCCGGTCCGCCGCCTGGACAGCATCGGGGCACGGTCGGTGCGGGTCGCCGAGGACGATCTCCGCCGGTTCTGGAAGCAACTGGTCCCGGACAAGGACACCCTGGACACGGCACGGGCCGCGGAGACCCCCAAGGTGTGGCTCGACGGCCGGGTGAACGCCTCGCTGGACCGCAGTGTCCCGCAGATCGGCGCGCCCGCCGTGTGGCAGGCCGGGCAGCGGGGCGAGTCCGTCAAGGTCGCCGTCCTGGACACCGGCGCGGACCGGTCCCACCCCGACCTCGCCGGACGCGTCCTTGAGGCCAAGGACTTCTCCGGCAGTTCCGGGACCGGGGACGCCTTCGGACACGGTACGCATGTCGCGGCCATCGTCGGCGGCAGCGGGG
This sequence is a window from Streptomyces ortus. Protein-coding genes within it:
- a CDS encoding TauD/TfdA dioxygenase family protein, which produces MTTDRGTRIDVRPVAGHIGAEMAGVDLAGDLDDAVVAGIRAALLRWKVVFFRGQRLDHASHVALARRFGEPVRLRRRGSASPAGVPEIETTADRLELGGRYGMEHDEWLRRRRHSLLRGWHCDHGARVDPPAATILRAETVPPYGGDTTWSNLAAAYAGLSAPLRDFVDGLRAEHRLGVGYQARPGEDAYARHLLDRQIATEHPLVRVHPETGERLLFVNGYYVEQILGLSRAEGTPLLEMLLGQATRPEYTVRFRWEPGSVAFWDNRATIHLAPGDTTQVDHPRVMHRVMLAGDVPLGVDGKPSEPVVGSEPGIW